A stretch of the Ensifer sp. PDNC004 genome encodes the following:
- a CDS encoding antibiotic biosynthesis monooxygenase, with protein MSNQSNSVAPLYRINKYTVPAEARPQFVELVDKTLAVIRKQDGYVKDLFLEQHAGPGQFDFITMIEFASADVAPKVAAALIEFDRQLGLDREALMKTLGIRTDFASYRAFGGLAA; from the coding sequence GTGAGCAATCAGTCAAATAGCGTGGCGCCGCTTTACCGCATCAACAAATACACCGTGCCGGCGGAAGCGCGGCCGCAGTTCGTCGAACTGGTCGACAAGACGCTGGCCGTCATTCGCAAGCAGGATGGTTATGTGAAAGACCTGTTCCTGGAGCAGCATGCCGGTCCCGGCCAGTTCGATTTCATCACCATGATCGAATTCGCGAGTGCCGACGTCGCGCCCAAGGTCGCAGCCGCGCTGATCGAGTTCGACCGCCAGCTCGGCCTCGATCGCGAGGCACTGATGAAGACGCTCGGCATCCGAACCGATTTCGCCAGCTACCGGGCCTTCGGCGGGCTGGCTGCCTAG
- a CDS encoding MFS transporter, with amino-acid sequence MTKQPSSLTSIASIVASMTAVAIGNGMMLAYVPFALTRSDAPDWVPGAAVTMIAFGGLIGCVIAGPMIRRVGHARAFSCSMALVILSALTIALGMHPLLWVLARGLYGASGNTNFIIAQSWLNHASENHWRGKAMALFYMAYVIGLGTGAWLFGQIPADGNLPPLITIFFTALALLPIGLTRLPTPPEPAKVSIDIPMVWRNSPVAFIGVLAAGGLSMVVQGFTPIYAAANNVSQGDVANLMFVMQFGLIAIQYPMGTLSDRIDRRLVLIGTCLLILAAGFFALSASFSNLLLLMLVFALFAGAVETVYSIANAHANDRTDPADFVPLASTMLVAWSIAATVVPMLVTLLTPVFGQRTFIYAAMVVAALYAFFVLLRLRKRDEVPAAERESFEIRSAQVPNAGALVDAEASAE; translated from the coding sequence ATGACCAAGCAGCCCTCCTCGCTGACCTCGATCGCCAGCATCGTCGCCTCGATGACGGCGGTCGCGATCGGCAACGGCATGATGCTCGCCTATGTGCCCTTCGCGCTGACGCGCTCGGACGCACCGGACTGGGTGCCGGGGGCTGCTGTCACGATGATTGCCTTTGGCGGACTGATCGGCTGCGTCATCGCTGGGCCGATGATCCGCCGCGTCGGCCATGCGCGCGCCTTTTCCTGCTCGATGGCGCTCGTCATCCTCTCGGCCCTGACGATCGCGCTCGGCATGCATCCGCTGCTGTGGGTGCTTGCGCGCGGCCTCTATGGCGCATCCGGCAACACCAATTTCATCATCGCCCAGAGCTGGCTCAACCATGCGAGCGAAAACCACTGGCGCGGCAAGGCGATGGCGCTGTTCTACATGGCCTATGTCATCGGGCTCGGCACCGGCGCCTGGCTGTTCGGGCAGATCCCGGCCGATGGCAACCTGCCGCCGCTCATCACGATCTTCTTCACCGCCCTTGCCCTTCTGCCGATCGGGCTTACGCGCCTGCCGACACCGCCGGAGCCGGCCAAGGTCAGCATCGACATCCCGATGGTCTGGCGCAATTCCCCCGTCGCCTTCATCGGCGTACTCGCCGCCGGCGGCCTTTCGATGGTGGTGCAAGGCTTCACGCCGATCTATGCGGCCGCCAACAATGTCAGCCAGGGCGACGTCGCCAACCTGATGTTCGTCATGCAGTTCGGCCTCATCGCCATCCAGTATCCGATGGGGACGCTGTCGGACCGGATCGACCGGCGCCTGGTGCTGATCGGCACGTGCCTGCTGATCCTTGCTGCCGGCTTTTTCGCGCTGTCGGCCTCCTTCAGCAATCTGCTCCTGCTCATGCTGGTCTTTGCGCTCTTTGCCGGTGCGGTCGAGACCGTCTATTCGATCGCCAATGCGCACGCCAACGACCGCACGGATCCGGCCGATTTCGTGCCGCTTGCCAGCACCATGCTGGTCGCCTGGTCGATCGCCGCAACCGTCGTGCCGATGCTGGTAACGCTGCTGACACCGGTGTTCGGGCAGCGCACGTTCATCTATGCGGCGATGGTCGTTGCCGCCCTTTATGCCTTCTTCGTGCTGCTCAGGTTGCGCAAACGCGATGAGGTGCCGGCGGCCGAGCGCGAGAGCTTCGAGATCAGGAGTGCGCAGGTGCCCAATGCCGGCGCGCTCGTCGATGCGGAGGCGAGTGCCGAATAG
- a CDS encoding exopolysaccharide biosynthesis protein, with product MAIEFGDTQRSLSDTLNGMIASIRGETITLRELMAEIGEQGFLLLCALLTLPFLLPVSIPGVSTVFGAAIILISVSVTLNRLPWMPQRILDRRIETEKLVPTLQKGADIVSKLDRYVRPRLGFLTQGALMNRFNGLMIMAGGILLMFPLGLIPLSNTLPGIAILLLSLGIIQRDGLMVAGGYLFLVATTVYFTVLAYMAFAAGQGLSTFFVS from the coding sequence ATGGCAATCGAGTTCGGCGACACGCAACGCAGTCTCAGCGACACGCTCAACGGCATGATTGCCTCGATCCGCGGCGAGACGATCACGCTGCGTGAACTGATGGCGGAAATCGGCGAGCAGGGTTTCCTGCTGCTGTGCGCCCTGCTGACGCTGCCGTTTCTGCTGCCGGTGTCGATCCCGGGCGTCAGCACCGTCTTCGGCGCGGCGATCATCCTGATTTCCGTATCGGTCACGCTCAATCGCCTGCCGTGGATGCCGCAGCGCATTCTCGATCGCCGGATCGAAACCGAGAAGCTGGTGCCGACGCTGCAAAAAGGCGCGGATATCGTTTCCAAGCTCGACCGCTATGTCCGCCCGCGTCTCGGCTTCCTGACGCAGGGCGCGCTGATGAACCGCTTCAACGGCCTGATGATCATGGCCGGCGGCATCCTGCTGATGTTTCCATTGGGCCTGATCCCGCTGTCGAACACGCTGCCTGGGATCGCGATCCTGCTGCTCTCGCTCGGCATCATCCAGCGTGACGGACTGATGGTGGCTGGCGGCTATCTCTTCCTCGTCGCGACGACGGTCTATTTCACGGTGCTTGCCTATATGGCCTTTGCCGCCGGCCAGGGCCTGTCGACGTTCTTCGTTTCCTGA
- a CDS encoding class I SAM-dependent methyltransferase, whose product MEAEEIGLHGVRETLLVTLQAKAAESAFPDSLLNDHFAADLMRRLAGRPKPPDASHDMTIGIAVRAHMLDRWTSDFIGRHPDAIVLNLGCGLDTRVLRLDPPASVGWFDVDFPDVIALRQQLFPKRPGCTTIASSITERDWIDLVPADRPAIVVAEGVFPYLCEQEVRDVLRRVTSCLTGGEIVFDAYSHLGIELLRLNPSLRATGAELRWGLENARALERDVPGLTLLDEISEYDAAQVARLSPLARIAAHVVSAMPMLRRMGRLLRYGF is encoded by the coding sequence ATGGAAGCCGAGGAGATCGGCCTTCATGGTGTACGGGAGACCCTGTTGGTCACGCTCCAGGCCAAGGCCGCGGAGAGCGCGTTCCCGGATTCCCTGCTCAACGATCACTTTGCCGCCGATCTGATGCGGCGGCTTGCCGGCAGGCCGAAACCGCCCGATGCAAGCCATGACATGACCATCGGCATCGCGGTGCGCGCCCATATGCTCGACCGCTGGACGAGCGACTTTATCGGGCGCCACCCGGACGCCATCGTGCTCAATCTCGGCTGCGGTCTTGATACGCGCGTGCTGCGGCTCGATCCGCCCGCATCCGTCGGCTGGTTCGACGTCGACTTTCCCGATGTGATCGCCTTGCGGCAACAGCTTTTCCCGAAGCGCCCGGGCTGCACGACGATCGCTTCCTCGATAACGGAGCGCGACTGGATCGACCTCGTTCCGGCGGACCGCCCGGCGATCGTCGTCGCCGAGGGCGTGTTCCCCTATCTTTGCGAACAGGAGGTCCGCGATGTCTTGCGACGGGTGACCTCCTGCCTTACCGGCGGGGAAATCGTTTTCGATGCCTACAGCCATCTGGGCATCGAACTTTTGCGACTGAACCCGTCCCTGCGGGCGACCGGGGCGGAGCTTCGCTGGGGGCTGGAAAACGCGCGGGCGCTGGAGCGGGACGTGCCCGGCCTGACCTTGCTCGACGAGATCAGCGAATACGATGCCGCTCAGGTCGCGCGCCTGTCGCCTTTGGCTCGGATAGCGGCGCATGTCGTCAGCGCCATGCCGATGCTACGCCGGATGGGTCGCCTGTTGCGCTACGGCTTCTAG
- the lepA gene encoding translation elongation factor 4 codes for MSTTSSKTPLSHIRNFSIVAHIDHGKSTLADRLIQSTGGLAEREMSEQVLDSMDIERERGITIKAQTVRLHYKANDGETYVLNLIDTPGHVDFAYEVSRSLSACEGSLLVVDASQGVEAQTLANVYQAIDNNHELVTVLNKIDLPAAEPDRIKEQIEEVIGIDASDAVLISAKTGLGIPDVLEAIVTKLPAPKSDGGDAAPLKALLVDSWYDTYLGVMVLVRIIDGTLKKGMTIRMMGTDAKYTIERVGVLTPKMVAMDALGPGEIGFITASIKEVADTRVGDTITEDKRPTATALPGFKPAQPVVFCGLFPVDAADFEDLRSAMGKLRLNDASFSFEMESSAALGFGFRCGFLGLLHLEIIQERLEREFDLDLIATAPSVVYKLFMTDGSERELHNPADMPDVVKIAEIHEPWIRATILTPDDYLGGILKLCQDRRGIQIELTYVGTRAMLTYDLPLNEVVFDFYDRLKSISKGYASFDYQITDHKEGNLVKMSILVNGEPVDALSMMVHRMAAEKRGREMCEKLKELIPKHMFKIPIQAAIGGNVIARETISALRKDVTAKCYGGDATRKRKLLEKQKAGKKRMRQFGKVEIPQEAFIAALKMGDE; via the coding sequence ATGAGCACAACATCTTCGAAGACGCCCCTTTCGCATATCCGCAACTTCTCGATCGTGGCCCACATCGACCACGGCAAGTCGACGCTTGCCGACCGGCTGATCCAGTCCACCGGCGGCCTCGCCGAGCGCGAGATGTCCGAGCAGGTGCTCGACAGCATGGATATCGAGCGTGAGCGCGGCATCACCATCAAGGCCCAGACGGTGCGCCTGCACTACAAGGCCAATGATGGCGAAACCTATGTGCTGAACCTGATCGACACCCCTGGCCACGTCGACTTCGCCTACGAAGTCTCGCGCTCGCTGTCGGCTTGCGAAGGCTCGCTGCTTGTCGTCGACGCGTCCCAGGGCGTGGAAGCCCAGACGCTCGCCAACGTCTACCAGGCGATCGACAACAACCACGAACTCGTCACCGTGCTCAACAAGATCGACCTGCCGGCGGCCGAACCGGACCGCATCAAGGAGCAGATCGAGGAAGTGATCGGCATCGACGCGTCCGACGCCGTGCTGATTTCCGCCAAGACCGGCCTCGGCATCCCCGACGTGCTCGAAGCGATCGTCACCAAGCTGCCGGCGCCGAAGAGCGACGGCGGCGATGCGGCACCGCTCAAGGCCCTTCTGGTCGACAGCTGGTACGACACCTATCTCGGCGTCATGGTTTTGGTGCGCATCATCGACGGCACGCTGAAGAAGGGCATGACCATCCGCATGATGGGTACCGACGCCAAGTACACGATCGAACGTGTCGGCGTGCTAACGCCGAAGATGGTCGCGATGGATGCGCTCGGCCCAGGCGAGATCGGCTTCATCACCGCTTCGATCAAGGAAGTGGCCGACACCCGCGTCGGCGATACCATCACCGAGGATAAGCGCCCGACCGCAACCGCACTGCCGGGCTTCAAGCCGGCGCAGCCGGTGGTGTTCTGTGGTCTCTTCCCGGTCGATGCCGCCGACTTCGAAGACCTGCGCTCGGCGATGGGCAAGCTGCGCCTCAACGACGCCTCGTTCTCGTTCGAAATGGAATCGTCGGCGGCACTCGGCTTCGGCTTCCGCTGCGGCTTCCTCGGCCTGCTGCACCTCGAAATCATCCAGGAGCGTCTCGAGCGCGAGTTCGACCTCGACCTGATCGCGACCGCGCCTTCGGTCGTCTACAAGCTGTTCATGACCGACGGCTCGGAACGCGAGTTGCACAACCCGGCCGACATGCCCGACGTCGTCAAGATCGCCGAGATCCATGAGCCGTGGATCCGCGCGACGATCCTGACGCCCGACGATTATCTCGGCGGCATCCTGAAGCTTTGCCAGGACCGCCGCGGCATCCAGATCGAGCTGACCTATGTCGGCACCCGCGCGATGCTGACCTACGACCTGCCGCTCAACGAAGTCGTGTTCGATTTCTACGACCGCTTGAAGTCGATCTCCAAGGGTTATGCCTCGTTCGACTACCAGATCACCGACCACAAGGAAGGCAACCTTGTGAAGATGTCGATCCTCGTCAACGGCGAGCCGGTCGACGCGCTGTCGATGATGGTGCACCGGATGGCAGCCGAAAAGCGCGGCCGCGAAATGTGCGAGAAGCTCAAGGAGCTGATCCCGAAGCACATGTTTAAGATCCCGATCCAGGCGGCCATCGGCGGCAACGTGATTGCCCGCGAAACCATCTCGGCGCTGCGCAAGGACGTGACTGCCAAGTGCTACGGCGGCGACGCCACCCGCAAGCGCAAGCTGCTCGAAAAGCAGAAGGCCGGCAAGAAGCGCATGCGCCAGTTCGGCAAGGTGGAAATCCCACAGGAAGCCTTCATCGCCGCCCTCAAGATGGGCGACGAATAA
- a CDS encoding TetR/AcrR family transcriptional regulator, producing MERDTVTAKRVRLTREQRLRQLLDVAWRLVREEGTDVLTLPRLAEEAAVAKPVVYDHFGTRNGLLAALYQDFDVRQTVVMDAAIAASDPTLEATVRTIAASYVDCVLTQGREMPGVLAALAGSPELAAVKRDYQLVYIEKCRKVLGPFIGQRGIAQAGFWAMLGAADGLSHAAATGEITADEAQDELYETIIAMVNRSSR from the coding sequence ATGGAAAGAGACACGGTCACCGCCAAACGCGTTCGCCTCACCCGCGAGCAGCGGCTACGCCAGCTGCTGGACGTCGCCTGGAGGCTCGTGCGCGAGGAAGGGACCGATGTGCTGACGCTGCCGCGCCTGGCCGAGGAAGCGGCCGTCGCCAAGCCGGTCGTCTATGATCATTTCGGAACACGCAACGGACTGCTCGCCGCGCTGTACCAGGATTTTGATGTGCGCCAGACGGTGGTGATGGACGCTGCCATTGCCGCGAGCGACCCAACGCTGGAAGCGACAGTCAGGACGATTGCCGCCTCCTATGTCGACTGCGTGCTCACGCAGGGCCGCGAGATGCCCGGCGTGCTGGCGGCCCTCGCCGGCTCGCCCGAGCTTGCGGCCGTCAAACGGGACTATCAGCTGGTCTATATCGAAAAGTGCCGAAAGGTGCTGGGCCCGTTCATCGGGCAGAGGGGCATCGCACAGGCCGGTTTCTGGGCAATGCTCGGTGCAGCCGATGGCTTGTCCCACGCTGCAGCGACGGGCGAAATCACCGCCGACGAGGCTCAGGACGAGCTTTACGAGACGATCATTGCCATGGTGAACAGAAGCAGCCGTTAG
- a CDS encoding GNAT family N-acetyltransferase, whose translation MSDIQIRLLDEAQTREAIPALAEVLSDCVEGGASVGFMQPYPPEAALAYWRGVAEAVAGGETLLMVAEVAGRILGTVQVGVAQMPNQPHRGDLKKLLVHRDARGKGLARRLMDAVEREAATRGKTLLVLDTATGSDAEAIYPRLGWERVGVIPDYAMWPEGGLCATTFFYKRIAA comes from the coding sequence ATGTCCGATATTCAGATCCGCCTGCTCGATGAAGCCCAGACCCGCGAGGCCATCCCGGCGCTTGCCGAGGTGCTGTCCGATTGCGTCGAGGGCGGCGCCTCGGTTGGTTTCATGCAGCCCTATCCGCCGGAAGCGGCACTCGCCTACTGGCGAGGCGTCGCCGAGGCGGTTGCCGGCGGTGAGACGCTGCTGATGGTTGCCGAGGTTGCCGGCCGCATCCTCGGTACGGTGCAGGTCGGCGTCGCGCAGATGCCGAACCAGCCGCATCGCGGCGACCTGAAGAAGCTGCTGGTGCATCGCGACGCTCGCGGCAAAGGCCTGGCGCGCCGGCTGATGGACGCGGTCGAGCGCGAGGCTGCTACTCGTGGCAAGACGCTGCTGGTGCTCGATACCGCGACCGGCAGCGATGCCGAGGCGATCTATCCGCGCCTCGGCTGGGAGCGCGTCGGAGTCATCCCGGATTATGCCATGTGGCCGGAAGGCGGCCTCTGCGCCACGACGTTCTTCTACAAGCGGATCGCGGCCTAG
- a CDS encoding OmpA family protein yields the protein MIKKCAILAVAAIYLSGCTTTDPYTGEQKMSNTAGGALIGAGLGAATGLLVGGSAAGRRDSALVGAAIGGLGGGLIGNYMDNQEAELRAQLQGTGVSVTRAGDRIILNMPSNITFATDRDQVIPAFYDTLNSVAIVLRKFNKTMIDVDGHTDATGSASYNQGLSERRAASVANYLAGQGVDQRRMSAMGYGKERPIASNGSEAGRAQNRRVEISIAPIKA from the coding sequence ATGATCAAGAAATGCGCCATTCTGGCTGTCGCGGCCATCTATCTTTCGGGATGCACCACCACCGATCCCTATACGGGCGAACAGAAGATGTCGAACACCGCCGGTGGCGCGCTGATCGGCGCAGGCCTCGGCGCGGCAACCGGTCTGCTGGTTGGCGGCAGTGCAGCAGGACGGCGTGACTCGGCCCTCGTCGGCGCCGCAATCGGCGGTCTCGGCGGCGGCCTGATCGGCAACTACATGGACAACCAGGAAGCCGAACTGCGCGCCCAGCTGCAGGGTACCGGCGTATCGGTCACCCGCGCCGGCGACCGCATCATCCTCAACATGCCGTCCAACATCACGTTCGCGACCGATCGCGACCAGGTGATCCCGGCCTTCTATGACACGCTGAACTCGGTGGCGATCGTGCTTCGCAAGTTCAACAAGACGATGATCGACGTCGACGGCCACACGGACGCGACCGGCAGCGCCTCCTACAACCAGGGCCTCTCCGAGCGCCGCGCCGCTTCGGTCGCCAACTACCTGGCGGGCCAGGGCGTCGACCAGCGCCGCATGTCGGCCATGGGCTACGGCAAGGAGCGTCCGATCGCATCCAACGGCAGCGAAGCCGGTCGCGCGCAGAACCGCCGCGTCGAAATCTCGATCGCGCCGATCAAGGCCTGA
- a CDS encoding helix-turn-helix domain-containing protein produces the protein MENVTAPLEHAIGERIRTLRTQLNLTLDELASSSGVSRAMISRIERGEASPTAQLLAKLCSALSTTLSALFAFEAEEASPLARRANQRLWRDPESGYLRRSVSPDGLGSPIDIVEVEFPPGARVVFERQPSDRGITQHLWLFSGRLEMTTASGFHSLEPGDCLFMGLEAGHIFHNPHDEPAHYAVILCRTKV, from the coding sequence ATGGAAAACGTGACTGCCCCCCTCGAACATGCCATCGGCGAGCGCATTCGCACGCTGCGGACGCAACTGAACCTGACGCTCGACGAGCTCGCCTCAAGCTCCGGCGTCAGCCGGGCGATGATCTCGCGCATCGAGCGCGGCGAGGCGAGCCCGACCGCCCAGCTTCTTGCCAAGCTTTGCAGCGCGCTCTCGACTACCCTTTCTGCGCTCTTTGCCTTCGAAGCCGAGGAGGCATCACCGCTTGCCAGGCGCGCCAATCAGCGGCTCTGGCGCGATCCGGAATCCGGCTATCTGCGCCGCTCCGTCTCCCCGGACGGTCTTGGCTCGCCGATCGATATCGTCGAGGTCGAGTTTCCGCCCGGTGCCCGCGTCGTCTTCGAGCGGCAACCCTCTGATCGCGGCATCACCCAGCATCTCTGGCTGTTTTCCGGGCGGCTCGAAATGACGACCGCATCCGGCTTCCATTCGCTCGAGCCTGGGGACTGCCTGTTCATGGGGCTGGAAGCGGGCCACATCTTCCATAACCCCCACGATGAGCCGGCTCACTATGCCGTCATCCTCTGCCGCACCAAGGTTTGA
- a CDS encoding histone deacetylase family protein, whose translation MRIYYTEDHKLRDAKTELFGGELVPPFEAPFRAEWILAAVKEAGFKDVVAPERHGLDVALKLHAPDYLDFLETAWSRWVADGYRGEAIPACFPARRMRQRPPRDIDGALGYYSFAAETAITEGTYAAARAAMDCAISAADHIHAGNRAAFALCRPPGHHAAIDLYGGYSFINNAACAAQRLRDHGAQNVAVLDVDFHHGNGTQDIFYERGDVYFASLHGDPVEAFPHFLGFADEEGAGAGLGTTKNYPLPRGTLFDAWSAAMADALSRIEAFGAEALVVSLGVDTFERDPISFFRLKSEDYLRMGEALQRTGLPVVVCMEGGYGVPEIGLNVANVLKGISG comes from the coding sequence ATGCGCATCTATTACACCGAAGACCACAAGCTCCGTGACGCCAAGACCGAGCTTTTCGGCGGCGAACTTGTGCCGCCTTTCGAGGCGCCGTTTCGTGCCGAATGGATATTGGCGGCGGTCAAGGAAGCGGGCTTCAAAGATGTCGTGGCACCCGAGCGTCACGGTCTCGATGTCGCCCTCAAGCTGCATGCGCCCGATTATCTCGACTTCCTCGAAACCGCCTGGTCCCGCTGGGTCGCCGATGGCTACCGCGGCGAGGCGATTCCGGCCTGCTTTCCGGCGCGGCGCATGCGCCAGCGGCCGCCGAGGGACATCGACGGCGCGCTCGGCTACTATTCCTTCGCGGCGGAAACGGCGATCACCGAGGGTACCTATGCGGCCGCGCGCGCCGCGATGGATTGCGCCATCTCGGCCGCCGACCACATCCATGCCGGCAACCGTGCCGCCTTCGCGCTCTGCCGCCCGCCCGGCCATCATGCGGCGATCGATCTCTATGGCGGCTATTCCTTCATCAACAACGCCGCCTGCGCCGCCCAGCGCCTAAGGGATCATGGTGCCCAGAACGTCGCCGTGCTCGACGTCGATTTCCACCATGGCAACGGCACCCAGGATATCTTCTACGAGCGCGGCGACGTCTACTTCGCCTCGCTGCATGGCGACCCCGTCGAGGCCTTTCCGCACTTCCTCGGCTTTGCCGACGAGGAGGGCGCCGGCGCCGGGCTCGGCACGACGAAGAACTATCCGCTGCCGCGCGGCACGCTGTTTGACGCCTGGTCGGCGGCGATGGCCGATGCGCTCTCGCGCATCGAGGCCTTCGGTGCCGAAGCCCTGGTCGTCTCGCTCGGCGTCGATACCTTCGAGCGCGACCCGATCTCGTTCTTCCGACTGAAATCCGAAGATTATCTGCGCATGGGTGAAGCGCTGCAGCGCACCGGCCTGCCGGTCGTCGTCTGCATGGAGGGCGGCTACGGCGTACCGGAAATCGGCCTCAACGTCGCCAATGTGCTGAAGGGTATTTCTGGCTAA
- a CDS encoding MFS transporter, translating into MTDVSLPHSQGRSAWLGLIAVLPLVLIVAMDGSILYLAMPRVTSALLPTADQALWILDIYGFVVGSLLIAFGNIGDRYGRLRLIMIGAVIFGAGSLGAAFSQSPMVLIASRALMGLGGATLLPSGLAIVSALFPDPRLRAQAIGIFAATFAAGFAIGPVIGGILLQRLEWGVVFLINVPVVLGFLVAAPILLREVRSTTYGRIDLPSLVLSFAGILLTTYSLKTAAAYGFTPLQTLSGIVGVLAIALFLRRQTRIAYPLLDLGLFRDRIFSIAILTGLLPLVVWSAVGYLSGIYLQSVLGFDVFTAALLTLPGAVVLMATCVGTARIVDAVGRKRALVATHLLIAAGLSLLLFTSTEAGVAALIASTVVAGIGYGLSFSLVAEIAVSAVPAERAGAAGSIAETSNELGNALGITLLGSLAALSFRLLGPGVAGTLNETLDKPDLASEAVLQAKDAFLTGLHIAAGVGALSLLALGIIAWLWLPKKLPE; encoded by the coding sequence ATGACTGACGTCTCACTCCCTCACTCCCAAGGCCGAAGCGCATGGCTCGGCCTCATCGCCGTGCTGCCACTGGTCCTCATCGTGGCCATGGATGGCTCCATCCTCTATCTCGCCATGCCGCGCGTGACCTCGGCTCTCTTACCCACCGCCGACCAGGCGCTCTGGATCCTCGATATCTACGGTTTCGTCGTCGGTTCGCTGCTGATTGCCTTCGGCAATATCGGCGATCGTTACGGCCGATTGAGGCTGATCATGATCGGCGCGGTGATCTTCGGTGCTGGATCTCTTGGTGCCGCCTTTTCGCAGTCGCCCATGGTGCTGATCGCCTCGCGGGCACTGATGGGGCTCGGCGGCGCGACATTGCTGCCCTCGGGGCTCGCAATCGTCAGTGCGCTGTTTCCGGATCCGCGACTGCGGGCGCAGGCGATCGGCATCTTCGCTGCCACCTTTGCGGCCGGCTTCGCCATCGGTCCGGTGATCGGCGGCATCCTTTTGCAGCGGCTCGAGTGGGGCGTGGTGTTCCTGATCAACGTTCCCGTCGTGCTCGGCTTCCTGGTCGCCGCACCCATTCTGCTTCGCGAGGTGCGCTCCACGACCTATGGCCGCATTGACCTGCCAAGCCTTGTCCTGTCCTTTGCCGGTATCCTGCTCACCACCTATTCGCTGAAGACCGCGGCCGCCTACGGCTTCACGCCGCTCCAGACGCTCTCCGGGATCGTCGGCGTCCTCGCCATCGCGTTGTTTCTTCGCAGGCAAACGCGGATCGCCTATCCGCTGCTCGACCTCGGCCTGTTCCGGGACCGCATCTTTTCCATCGCCATTCTCACCGGCCTCCTGCCGCTGGTCGTCTGGTCGGCGGTCGGTTACCTCTCGGGCATCTATCTGCAATCGGTTCTGGGCTTCGATGTTTTTACCGCGGCACTTTTGACCTTGCCGGGCGCTGTCGTGCTGATGGCGACCTGCGTCGGGACGGCGCGCATCGTCGATGCGGTCGGCCGCAAAAGGGCGCTTGTCGCCACGCATCTCCTGATCGCAGCCGGCCTCTCCCTGCTGCTTTTCACGAGCACCGAAGCGGGCGTGGCAGCGCTCATCGCCTCGACGGTGGTTGCGGGCATCGGCTACGGCCTCTCCTTCAGCCTCGTCGCCGAGATCGCCGTGTCGGCCGTGCCTGCTGAACGCGCCGGTGCCGCGGGCTCGATCGCCGAAACCAGCAACGAACTCGGCAACGCGCTTGGCATCACGCTGCTCGGCTCACTGGCCGCCCTCAGCTTCCGCCTGCTCGGCCCCGGCGTCGCCGGCACGCTCAACGAAACCCTTGATAAGCCGGACCTTGCTTCCGAAGCGGTGCTGCAGGCCAAGGACGCCTTCCTCACCGGCCTCCACATCGCAGCCGGCGTCGGCGCATTGTCGCTGCTCGCATTGGGTATCATTGCCTGGCTCTGGCTGCCGAAGAAGCTGCCGGAATAG